In Silene latifolia isolate original U9 population chromosome 3, ASM4854445v1, whole genome shotgun sequence, a single window of DNA contains:
- the LOC141649317 gene encoding uncharacterized protein LOC141649317, with product MVSRIRGLGASKLSYAGRVTLINSVLNTLYNYWAQMFVIPQSVIKRIEAICRNYLWDGSPDFHRVPLVAWDKVTASKKDGGLGIKKADIWNLATEYTPPADNTWVWNNICKVRDKLKYGFVNGSWDHHPKGYTIRSGYDWLCPEQAAAVWSPVVWNNWNVPKHSMITWLMMHNGMNVKEKLFKIACCNNDLCTMCEVHTETVEHVFSECVYSYRIKAQLIQWFGGSLPGTITLATEHRK from the exons ATGGTTTCAAGAATTAGAGGATTGGGAGCAAGTAAGTTATCATATGCTGGTAGAGTCACCTTAATAAATTCTGTACTCAATACCCTATATAATTACTGGGCTCAAATGTTTGTCATTCCTCAAAGTGTCATTAAACGGATTGAAGCAATATGCAGGAATTACTTATGGGATGGTAGTCCTGATTTCCATAGAGTTCCCCTGGTGGCATGGGACAAGGTTACTGCTTCCAAAAAAGATGGAGGACTAGGGATAAAAAAAGCAGACATTTGGAACCTTGCTACT GAGTATACTCCCCCTGCTGACAATACCTGGGTCTGGAATAATATATGCAAAGTGAGAGATAAACTCAAATATGGTTTTGTGAATGGAAGTTGGGACCATCATCCCAAGGGTTATACCATTAGGAGTGGCTATGACTGGCTCTGCCCTGAACAGGCTGCAGCAGTATGGTCTCCTGTTGTTTGGAATAATTGGAATGTTCCTAAGCATTCCATGATTACCTGGTTGATGATGCATAATGGGATGAATGTTAAGGAGAAGCTATTCAAAATAGCCTGCTGCAATAATGACTTGTGCACGATGTGTGAGGTCCATACTGAGACTGTGGAACATGTGTTCTCTGAATGCGTGTATAGTTACAGAATTAAAGCTCAGTTGATTCAGTGGTTTGGAGGGAGTCTCCCTGGTACGATCACTCTAGCTACTGAGCACAGGAAGTGA
- the LOC141647771 gene encoding gibberellin receptor GID1B-like has protein sequence MAGSNEINTNECKSVVPLNTWILISNFKLAYNLLRRPDGTFNRELNEYLDRKVLANATPVDGVYSFDIVDKSTNLLNRVYMPSSGSEAQWGVVELEKPLSTNKVVPVIVFFHGGSFTHSSANSAIYDTFCRRLVSHCKAVVVSVNYRRSPEHRYPAAYDDGWSALKWVCTRPWLESGKDSKVHVYLCGDSSGGNIAHHVAARASEESVDVIGNILLHPMFGGETRTESENRLDGKYFVTIQDRDWYWRAYLPEGEDRDHPACNIFGPRGKSIKGLKFPRSLVAVAGFDLSQDWQLAYVEGLRTSEYEVKLLYLEQATIGFYFIPNNDHFYTLMDEIKNFVNPDCL, from the exons ATGGCTGGCAGTAATGAAATCAATACAAATGAATGCAag AGTGTTGTTCCACTAAACACATGGATTTTGATTTCAAATTTCAAGCTTGCTTACAACCTTCTTCGCCGACCAGATGGAACGTTCAATCGGGAATTGAATGAATATCTTGACCGTAAAGTCCTTGCCAATGCAACCCCAGTTGATGGGGTGTACTCTTTCGACATTGTGGATAAGTCCACGAATCTTCTAAACCGGGTTTACATGCCATCTTCAGGAAGTGAGGCACAATGGGGTGTTGTAGAGTTGGAGAAGCCCTTGAGTACAAATAAAGTTGTGCCTGTTATAGTATTTTTTCATGGTGGGAGTTTCACCCACTCTTCGGCTAATAGTGCCATATATGACACTTTTTGTAGGCGTCTTGTTAGCCATTGTAAGGCGGTTGTTGTGTCGGTGAACTACCGAAGATCACCTGAGCACAGATACCCAGCCGCCTATGATGATGGGTGGTCTGCCCTTAAATGGGTTTGTACAAGACCTTGGCTAGAAAGTGGTAAGGATTCTAAGGTTCATGTGTATCTATGTGGGGATAGTTCGGGAGGAAACATTGCCCATCATGTGGCAGCTAGGGCTTCTGAAGAAAGTGTTGATGTGATCGGAAATATCTTGCTCCATCCGATGTTTGGAGGGGAAACTAGGACTGAGTCCGAGAATAGATTGGACGGGAAATATTTTGTTACAATCCAAGATCGGGATTGGTATTGGCGCGCATATCTTCCTGAAGGAGAAGATAGAGACCATCCCGCTTGTAATATATTCGGTCCAAGAGGGAAGAGTATCAAAGGGCTAAAATTTCCGAGGAGTTTAGTGGCTGTAGCTGGTTTCGACCTTAGTCAAGACTGGCAATTGGCCTATGTTGAAGGGCTTAGAACCTCGGAATATGAGGTAAAATTGCTATACCTAGAACAAGCCACAATTGGGTTCTATTTCATACCAAATAATGATCATTTCTACACCCTAATGGATGAAATCAAAAACTTTGTGAATCCTGATTGTTTGTAG